TAAAAGCCAGACTCTACCTTACACCAGGTTAAAATGAATTCTATTTTCACATAAAAGGtttctaaagaaaaaaaaacttccgAGAAATAGAATGAGGAGTCGACTCTTGccaaaagaacaaaacttgAATATGTGCGAATTAAGCCCAAGTCCTATGAGCAGCTGCATTACCTTCAATACTACTCTAGATGAATGGTTTTTTACTCTAGACAGTAAATAAACTTTCTACTCACACGGTAAATATCTTGTTCGCAACTAATCGAAAGACAGAAGAGAGTCAGAGAGACATACACATACCAATATGTAAAGGAGAGAAGCAACAACAATGGTGCGGTAGCGTCCGAGGTAAGAATCAGCGACAAACGCTCCGACCAAAGGGAGCATCAACGTCGTTCCGCTCCAGACATTGACAGTTTGAGCCGCCGTGGCCATGGACTGTCCGAGAGGCCCAGTCAGATAGGAGATAAGGTTGGCCACAATCCCAATGTAGACCACCCTCTCCGCAATCTCCAcacctgaaaagaattcaacTTCTGTAATCAGTTTATGGATACAGAGAGGCTTGGAATAGTGATGGACTGACGGGAGTCGATGCGGGTGTGTTACCTATTATGAAGGAGGCGGAACGCCAACCGCCTGAGGTGGACCGGAGGACCGGACGGCCTTGGTAGTCGACGGCGGCCTCCACCACGTCATCGTCGTTGTCGGGGAGGAGTGGAGTTTGTGTAACGAATCGATTTTTtggaattaattatttgaattcttAAATTTTAGGCCAAATTTAGtcttaattgtcaatttatacCCCGAACTTACATTgtagtcaatttacctccttaACTTGGTAAcaattaccgatttacactccgaacttgcatttgagtcaatttacctcctaaacttgctaaaaattgccgatttgcaccctatccattaaatttaatgttttcaatctaattttaagtcacatgtcatgcatttaaagggtagtattgtcattatatatttattcatattgaataatgaaataaattaataaaattacttaagaggaacacttgctacaatatttgtttcttcgaaacatgttattgatttatatatttattattttatgtgatatggtatgttaaaagatattagaaaaaatataaataaataaatacattgaaaattaaaaataaatgtgtgttccgagagaattactattctaccattgtgtgtgtcttagccttattaggtttcctgttagagatagattcgcatctttgtaatagattaggactccgaatcttacgggattgtggttatgtaatgcctatatattggcctcattatcaatcaataaacggttacgttctgttctattacgtcgttattattctcgttttgttcattctccaacaatgtgtacatataaaaatatatttatacacaacacaatatatttgaatgagtgggtgtattgaatatataattcaaagtagggtgaagtaggtagaaaaaagatgtaaataaataatttgattaacaaactaatcctcattttaaagaatatttttatttgtttttaagaaaaatataaatagaaaatgacaacattacccttcatgtgcatgacatgtgacgcaaaattagatagaaatagttaaatttaacggatgtggtgcaaatcggtaatttttactaagtttagggggtaaattgactcaaatacaagttcggggtgtaaatccgcaatttttaccaagtttaagaggtaaattgactcaaatgcaagttcggggtgcaaattgacaatttcagccaaatttagggtgcaaatcggcatttatacCTAAATTTTAATGTGTGTAAATTTATTAAACCAGCCCACCGTAGCCTAGAAGCGTCGCATGGCCCTCCGCAATCGACCCCGAGCTCAACGCGTTCGTCCTGCCGTCTTAAGCCTCGCGCAACTCCCTCCGTCGTCCTAGCTTCGTCGTAGGAGAGACCCGAGCACAGAGACCGCCTCGCCACCTCCGATCCTCGTTGCTGAAGCCACCTGCAAGATCGACCCCGTCGACATTtcgagctcctccggcgacTTCCGACCGTCCTAGGGCTTCACGTTGGTACGAAATTTCATTTAGAAGATTGTATCGTGTGATTTCTTGTGTGTTTGGATGGATTTTTGGAGCAATTGGAGGAGAATTGGAGGAGGTGAAGAGAAGTGAGCACCGCCGCTTTAAGCAGCACGTGAGGTAGCATGAGGAGGGTAGGAGGCGGCCTTGGGCCGTGGAGGGGAAGAGgggaaggagatgagaggaaGATCATGGatattttgatcatgctacccAAGATGAAGGTCATGGATCTAGAGCAGGTGGTCATGGTACGCAACAACATAATAAGTGCGGGAGGAGGACAAGAGGAGTTtttgatgatcaaaatattACATCTGATGTTACTTcagttgccttaagttttAGTTTTATATTGACAGAGCACAAAACATAGTGGGACgtcaaacgaatcacatgaagtcaaaCTATCAATGTGGTTATCTTATTTACGATTATGGTCAGTTTGGAGAAGTATATAATCAATCATCGAGGTTGACTTATCCTTACTATCAATTTCTTGAAGAAACTGTCAGCAGCTCGAAAAAGATATATGACTCTCATGTTAACTATTACAATTCGTACTATATGGCTCGTATGTCTTGGGCAAAGTATTGTAGTTTGTTGACCAATGTGCGTCTTTTGAACCACGTAGAGCCTTTTTCAGATACTAGATAAagttaataattatatatgtttatatgtaatttaataataaataaattgaaaatttcGAAACGATATATTTTCTACAATATCCCCGATATGTatgatatttaaaaaaaaatgatatgtcTACggataccgatattttgaacattGCATTATAGAAGCTAGAAAATGCAAGTATAAATTTCAGATGAATAGGGGATTATGAGTATCAATTTAGTTGGTTAATTGGCCACTGCCTTCGTTTGTGGGTGCATTTGCTCAAAGAGAGGAAGAGACCCCCAAAAATTGTGGTGACAGCTATTAAGTATTAACGACCTCTCAGTAAAAACACTCTCCGCCGGACAAAATATTTACTTCATAGTAAATGGCCTAAtgttataaattaaaaaaaatcatttaaaaaagagagagaaatatTAGGAACCTACTTTCGAAAACGAATTTAGATGATGACTTGGCACCGCCCTTCTTCTTTCGAATCTGTTAGTCAACGCCGGTTGGCTGCCGGCAAAAGAAGCTTCGATCGTCTTCTATTCTATTCTATTCTATtctcacctctctctctctcttccactTTCCTCTTATCTCTCCCTCCCCATTCGAATCCACGTCGGACCCGACCCGAATCCCCTCGACGTGACAATACATGGACGGAAGCGGCGGTGGTGGCGGGAGCGGCGGAGGTCCGGCGCCGTTCCTGCTGAAGACGTACGACATGGTAGACGACACGGCGACGGACGAGATCGTGTCGTGGAGCTCCCACAAGAAGAGCTTCGTCGTCTGGAACCCTCCGGAATTCGCTAGGCTTCTGCTTCCTACCTATTTCAAGCACAACAACTTCTCTAGCTTCATCCGTCAGCTCAATACTTACGTAAGCCGCCTCATTCTTCCTGCACTCTCATTTTGATTCACTATCATATCATCGTTATGAGACAAGAAATTTGAGAATCACAGCTAATTCCTTAGACATTTATTTGGATATATAATAGACTAATTAATAGGTTGTAGTGATTTTGTGTAGTGAATTTCGTGTTTCgatatggatgatgaagtaTGTGTTTTTAGGTGAAATACTGAGATACGTCATGCCTACAGTTTTAATGACTTGCGTTAAGGTTGAATACATCTATTAACTGAGGCTGAGGTCTGCTTCCGGAGCATTCCGTTTGCTACATCTTTAGTGATGCAAATGGGATATTGATCTGTTGAACATGCTTTCGGCTCGCGTTCTGAGGTTtctgaggaagaggaggagataGAATTCGAAATGCATTTCCATAGGTAGTGAGGTTATTGGGGAATACAAGTCACCGTAGTTGAGTGAATTAAGTCTCTAGGTTCTCAGTTGGGCTATTGGTTTGGAGTGACCTACAGTGTCTGCCATGGAAGCATGGTGAACTATCTTGTGACTCGTCTTAACCTATACTAAAAGATAGAATGGAACGGGGTTATATGTGAGTTACTGGGAAACATAGAATATCATGGGGTTATATATGAGCCCTCCTTCTAACCAATTTtttaggggggggggggggggggggggaataatATCTGTAGGTCATAGCAAAAGGATGGGAGCAGCATAAAATTACGGCTATTTTAATCTAGAATACCCTTGAACTAAGGGCAGACGGAAGTTGAGTTATATGTTCAATGATTCGTAAAACTCAAGTGATCCACTAGTAGTAGTCTCACAATAGGATGATGTTTTTCGGGAATTATAGGCATCCACATCAAACAATATGACAGTCTTTCCTACTCTTTCGCCTCAAAAATTTATTGATAAACctttgttttcttatttgtgcctttttttttctgtcgGACTATGTTGCTGGTAACATTTGTGAAATTTGAAGGTTTTgtgctttctttttttggataAATTGAAGATTTGTCCTTGGTTGATGGTTAACTCAATCTTATGGTATGCCTTTTGGGATATTATCTATATCTTTCAGACTGATAGTTTTAATAATCCAGCTTTGAGCATATCCTGTTCAAAACTAATTTATTCTGTATGGATGTATTTTTGTCGAGGTAAATTTTGTATGGGCCTTTCCTCTGGTTGTAATTCCATTGGTTAATAGTAAGCAAATTcagcaaaaataaaataacacaAAATAGCAGGCAAATCTTAGATCAGGAACTATATGTTGTTCATGTATTTTGATACCTTATGCCGTCTTTCATATACAGTCAACGCCATACGTGCCTCCTTACAAGTCTCTTTCAAATGCAGAGCCTGTGGCTCCAACATAAATTGTTCTCTCtctaaatttttttgtttctatttGGGAAAGCCTGTTTTAGTACAATTTAAACTGAGCACATTTGATTCTTGACCACAGGGATTTCGAAAGATTGATCCTGAAAGATGGGAATTTGCTAATGAAGAATTCATACAAGATCAAAAGCATCTTCTTAAGAATATTCATCGCAGGAAGCCCATTCACAGCCACAGTAATCCTCAGGGTTCTATGGTTGATCAGGAAAGAGCAGCTCTTGATGATGAAATAGAGAAGCTATCAAATGAAAAAACTGCACTTGAAGCAAATATTGCAAGATTCCAGCAGCAGCGATCTTCAGAAAAGCTTCAGTTGGAAGACCTGACTAAGCGGGTTAATGGTATGGAGCAGAGGCAGAAGAATCTGCTGACATTCTTAGACAAAGCTGTTCAGAATCCTGCCTTTGTTGAACACCTAGCCGGAAAAATTGAATCTATGGATTTCtcaacatataacaagaaAAGGCGACTGCCTGATTTGGAACACTCACAGCCAGTTGTGGACAATAGTTTTGTGGATAACCAAAGTAGTTCCAGACTTGAGTTTGGGACTATATTCCACCAAGACTTTTCAAGTAAGCTGAGATTGGA
This is a stretch of genomic DNA from Argentina anserina chromosome 4, drPotAnse1.1, whole genome shotgun sequence. It encodes these proteins:
- the LOC126790643 gene encoding heat stress transcription factor A-5; protein product: MDGSGGGGGSGGGPAPFLLKTYDMVDDTATDEIVSWSSHKKSFVVWNPPEFARLLLPTYFKHNNFSSFIRQLNTYGFRKIDPERWEFANEEFIQDQKHLLKNIHRRKPIHSHSNPQGSMVDQERAALDDEIEKLSNEKTALEANIARFQQQRSSEKLQLEDLTKRVNGMEQRQKNLLTFLDKAVQNPAFVEHLAGKIESMDFSTYNKKRRLPDLEHSQPVVDNSFVDNQSSSRLEFGTIFHQDFSSKLRLELSPAVSDINLVSHSTQSSSEDGDSSTRKISEELKGAQMRPECLLFANEPLELSDTGTSFAFKMDLLSRKSQTVGSPGLHSLQPGMPSNEDSDGQIVCHLNLTLSSSPLKVTSSPYSATVPLVSPDISNSSSSAWNANDKESESRALPHNNLADEDKPKNSSKEATKHSKGHASVPVRVNDVFWEQFLTERPGCSENEEASSNFRENPYGEQDGMSRNAKGAETLTL